In Aquila chrysaetos chrysaetos chromosome 2, bAquChr1.4, whole genome shotgun sequence, the following are encoded in one genomic region:
- the BVES gene encoding blood vessel epicardial substance isoform X5: MGENASFWESLIYAHPTCTTWKQEAEGSIYHLASILFVVGFMGGSGFFGLLYVFSLLGLGFLCSSVWAWLDVCAADIFSWNFILFAICFVQFIYVTYQVRSVSFDREFQELYSALFQPLGISLTVYRKIVLCCDAEVVTLEKEHCYAMQGKTPIDKLSLLVSGRIRVTVDGEFLHYIFPLQFLDSPEWDSLRPTEEGIFQVTLTAETDCRYVAWRRKKLYLLFAKHRFISRLFSILIGSDIAEKLYALNDRVHVGKGFRYDIRLPNFYHVSLSETPPVQPSHHLQRGSPRRKPTGVTNCGSFSAQS, translated from the exons ATGGgagaaaatgcaagtttttgGGAGAGTTTGATATATGCACATCCTACATGTACCACCTGGAAGCAAGAGGCAGAGGGATCTATCTACCACCTAGCCAGTATTCTCTTTGTTGTGGGCTTCATGGGTGGAAGTGGATTCTTTGGGCTTCTCTATGTCTTCAGCTTGCTTGGATTGGgctttctctgctcttctgtttgGGCTTGGCTGGATGTCTGTGCTGCTGATATATTCTCCTGGAATTTTATACTGTTTGCTATATGCTTCGTCCAGTTCATTTACGTTACCTACCAAGTTCGGAGTGTTTCCTTTGACAGAGAATTCCAGGAACTCTACAGCGCTCTCTTCCAGCCTCTGGGAATTTCCTTGACTGTCTACAGGAAGATTGTCTTATGCTGCGATGCAGAAGTTGTTACCCTGGAGAAGGAACACTGTTACGCCATGCAGGGCAAAACACCTATTGATAAACTGTCCTTGCTTGTGTCAGGCAG GATCAGAGTGACAGTTGATGGGGAGTTTCTGcattatatttttcctcttcaatttCTGGATTCTCCTGAATGGGATTCACTGAGGCCCACAGAAGAGGGAATTTTCCAG GTAACACTTACAGCAGAGACAGATTGTCGGTACGTGgcctggaggagaaagaagctgtATCTGCTGTTTGCTAAACACCGTTTCATCTCCCGCCTGTTCTCAATTTTAATTGGGAGCGACATTGCTGAAAAACTGTATGCCTTGAATGACAGAGTGCACGTGGGGAAGGGCTTTAGGTATGACATTCGGTTACCGAACTTCTACCACGTCTCACTGTCAGAGACCCCTCCGGTGCAGCCCTCCCACCACCTACAGAGAGGGTCCCCCCGGCGCAAGCCCACCGGGGTTACAAACTGTGGCTCCTTCAGCGCACAGTCCTAG